In one window of Panthera uncia isolate 11264 unplaced genomic scaffold, Puncia_PCG_1.0 HiC_scaffold_226, whole genome shotgun sequence DNA:
- the LOC125917705 gene encoding complex I assembly factor TIMMDC1, mitochondrial-like: MEVRPPAPQSYFCRALCPFPRVFAAGAVAADSENQKLSSYVPEPDYLESGWDRLRDLFVKDEQQRTSKELENIYKAAISAGIIGWAYGGIPAFIHAKQHYVEQSQAEVYHSRFDAVQSAHRAATRGFIRYGWRWSWRTTVFVTIFNTVNTGLNVYRNKNALSHFVIAGAVTGSLFRINLGLRGLVAGGIIGALLGTPVGSLLMAFQKFYGETVQERTQKDRKALHELKLEESKARLQFTELLPEEIESSLQKNRSKDDVKKIEALLNLPRNPSSTTKQDKD; this comes from the exons ATGGAGGTGCGGCCGCCAGCGCCACAGAGCTACTTCTGCCGGGCGCTGTGTCCTTTCCCTCGGGTTTTTGCTGCGGGAGCTGTGGCTGCCGATTCGGAGAACCAGAAGCTGTCTTCCTACGTCCCAGAGCCTGATTACCTGGAATCCGGATGGGACCGCCTCCGGGACCTGTTTGTCAAAGA TGAACAGCAGAGAACTTCAAAGGAACTTGAGAATATTTATAAGGCGGCTATTTCAGCAGGCATCATTGGCTGGGCATATGGAGGAATACCAGCTTTTATCCATGCTAAACAGCACTATGTTGAGCAGAGCCAAGCAGAAGTTTATCATAGCCGGTTTGATGCTGTG CAATCTGCACATCGTGCTGCCACACGAGGCTTCATCCGGTACGGCTGGCGCTGGAGTTGGAGAACTACAGTGTTTGTGACTATATTCAA CACAGTGAATACTGGTCTAAATGTGTACCGAAATAAAAATGCCCTAAGCCATTTTGTCATTGCGGGAG ctGTCACAGGAAGCCTTTTTAGAATAAACTTAGGCCTGCGTGGTCTGGTGGCTGGTGGCATAATTGGAGCCTTGCTAGG CACTCCTGTAGGAAGTCTGTTGATGGCATTTCAGAAGTTCTATGGGGAGACTGTCcaagagagaacacagaaggaTCGCAAAGCACTCCATGAGCTGAAATTGGAAGAGAG TAAAGCCAGACTGCAATTTACTGAACTCCTCCCTGAAGAAATTGAAAGTAGCTTACAGAAAAATCGATCCAAAGATGATGTTAAGAAAATTGAAGCACTACTAAATCTTCCTAGAAACCCTTCATCAACAACTAAACAAGACAAAGACTGA